From a region of the Impatiens glandulifera chromosome 4, dImpGla2.1, whole genome shotgun sequence genome:
- the LOC124934724 gene encoding malonyl-CoA:anthocyanidin 5-O-glucoside-6''-O-malonyltransferase-like, producing MALEVVKVIEVFKVPPAPSTSPAATISGDYLPLTFFDAIWLRFPPTQRVFFYEIKDLSLSVFSDAILPKLKHALSLTLQYYPPLAGNLTWHPLTGKLAIRFATDDDGIYLTVAESTADFYSLATDDVKEAKDLHSLLSDFDVSENQATVVSLQVTLFPGSGFSIGYTAHHAALDGKSAAMFIKSWAKICHVGSLPPELMPVLERSFINDPLSICTIFTDKWKKMPPEGTFRLMEMKPEPGLLRGTFRLTRQQIGQIKSKIGGHVSSFTAVCSYIWTCLVKAEGGDITNENVQLGINMDCRARLEPPIPANYIGNCVVLRAAKTKVVSLEGGDGLVTAAAAIKEAVGSLPQGVLKGAENWLSEAASTFAGQKTYGIGGSPWFELYGADFGWGRPVKVEMVSIDKAGAFSLCEARDDQGGIEIGIVFNKHKIEAFKSIFREGLQDMIININ from the exons ATGGCCTTGGAAGTGGTGAAAGTGATAGAGGTATTCAAGGTACCTCCGGCACCAAGTACATCGCCGGCGGCGACTATCTCCGGCGATTACCTTCCTCTCACCTTCTTTGATGCAATATGGCTTAGATTCCCACCCACCCAACGCGTATTTTTCTACGAAATCAAGGATTTATCCTTGTCTGTTTTCTCAGACGCCATTCTCCCCAAGCTCAAACATGCTCTGTCTCTCACCCTTCAATACTATCCCCCACTCGCCGGAAATCTTACCTGGCATCCCCTCACCGGTAAGCTGGCTATCCGTTTCGCTACCGACGATGACGGGATATATCTCACTGTAGCAGAGTCCACCGCCGACTTTTATTCTCTAGCCACCGACGATGTTAAGGAAGCAAAAGACTTGCATTCTCTATTGTCGGATTTCGATGTCTCCGAGAATCAG gcAACCGTAGTTTCTCTACAAGTGACTCTCTTCCCTGGTTCTGGATTCTCCATCGGATACACCGCCCACCACGCCGCCCTCGACGGCAAGAGCGCCGCCATGTTTATCAAGTCATGGGCCAAAATTTGCCACGTTGGATCCCTTCCGCCGGAATTGATGCCGGTTCTAGAAAGATCCTTCATCAACGACCCTTTATCTATTTGCACGATTTTCACTGATAAATGGAAGAAAATGCCCCCGGAAGGAACCTTCCGTCTAATGGAAATGAAACCGGAACCAGGATTACTCCGAGGAACATTCAGACTAACTCGACAACAGATAGGTCAAATAAAGAGCAAAATAGGCGGCCATGTTTCAAGTTTCACGGCGGTTTGTTCTTATATATGGACTTGTTTGGTTAAAGCAGAGGGAGGGGATATTACAAACGAGAATGTTCAACTCGGAATCAACATGGATTGTCGAGCACGATTGGAGCCTCCGATTCCGGCCAATTACATTGGAAACTGCGTAGTGCTTCGGGCAGCAAAGACAAAGGTTGTATCTTTGGAAGGCGGAGATGGGTTGGTGACGGCGGCGGCGGCTATTAAAGAGGCGGTTGGAAGTTTGCCTCAAGGAGTTTTGAAGGGGGCAGAGAACTGGTTATCGGAAGCAGCTTCAACCTTTGCCGGTCAGAAAACGTATGGCATTGGTGGGTCGCCTTGGTTTGAGTTGTATGGAGCAGATTTTGGATGGGGCCGACCAGTGAAGGTGGAGATGGTCTCCATTGACAAGGCTGGAGCTTTCTCTCTTTGTGAGGCCAGAGATGACCAAGGTGGGATTGAGATCGGGatagtttttaataaacataagattGAAGCTTTCAAATCAATCTTCCGTGAAGGCCTTCAAGATATgataattaacataaattag